In a single window of the Halomicroarcula saliterrae genome:
- a CDS encoding PH domain-containing protein, translated as MRRLHPLSGAVSVGRGLVQGAFFGVIAGTTMVGVLGLPAWTIPLVPLALALLVGGFALARYYRFTYEIEGDTLAVDSGVFARQSREIPLGRIQNVDITQGVVNRLLGLAVVAFETAGGATTEATLDAVDEAEADRLRRLVQRHGETSPESGEAPAEADGESLREDASAPAAGPDTEELFAFDLRDLLTYAVVSVRPAAPVLLLVGLPLGIDILTTVLRYNLGVVGGPPSLSLAVLEAFGPPRLVALALLTLAQFLVAALVLSVALTLVEYYDFRLVREGDDLRYERGLLRRYSGTIPLSKVQTVSIRENVAMRRFGLATLVVETAGYSGGSQESAQGVAIPMAPRADVYALARDIEPFDDFDFERAPTRARRRYAARFAIVAGVVTAVGYAVDTFLLGSGYWWVLGGLFALVPPAAHLRWRHRGVALDDDVLATRSGFWRQTTRVVPYYRVQTVFVGRSPFQRRRDLATVTADTASTSSIFGGAARAYDVDDERAAQLRDTLRERLYTDLLERRRGTGQ; from the coding sequence ATGAGACGGCTTCATCCCCTGAGCGGAGCGGTGAGCGTCGGTCGCGGGCTGGTTCAGGGCGCCTTCTTCGGCGTCATCGCCGGGACGACGATGGTCGGTGTGCTGGGGCTGCCCGCCTGGACCATCCCACTCGTGCCGCTGGCGCTGGCGCTTCTCGTCGGCGGCTTCGCACTGGCGCGGTACTACCGCTTTACGTACGAGATCGAGGGCGACACGCTGGCCGTGGATTCGGGCGTGTTCGCCCGGCAGTCCAGAGAGATTCCCCTGGGGAGAATCCAGAACGTCGACATCACCCAGGGGGTGGTGAACCGGCTGCTCGGGCTCGCCGTCGTGGCCTTCGAGACCGCCGGCGGGGCCACGACCGAGGCGACACTCGACGCCGTCGACGAGGCCGAGGCCGACCGCCTGCGCCGTCTGGTCCAGCGCCACGGCGAGACGTCGCCCGAGTCCGGGGAAGCGCCCGCCGAGGCCGACGGTGAATCGCTCCGCGAGGACGCTTCCGCGCCAGCCGCCGGCCCCGACACCGAGGAGCTGTTCGCGTTCGACCTCCGTGACCTCCTGACCTACGCCGTCGTCTCCGTGCGCCCGGCCGCGCCGGTCTTGCTGCTGGTCGGGCTCCCGCTGGGCATCGACATCCTCACCACCGTGCTCCGGTACAATCTGGGGGTGGTCGGTGGCCCACCCAGCCTCTCGCTGGCCGTCCTCGAAGCGTTCGGCCCGCCGCGGCTGGTCGCGCTTGCGCTCCTCACGCTCGCGCAGTTCCTCGTCGCGGCGCTGGTCCTGAGCGTCGCCCTGACGCTCGTGGAGTACTACGACTTTCGGCTCGTCCGCGAGGGCGACGACCTGCGCTACGAACGGGGCCTGCTGCGCCGGTACAGCGGGACGATTCCCCTCTCGAAGGTCCAGACCGTCTCGATACGCGAGAACGTGGCGATGCGCCGGTTCGGGCTCGCCACGCTGGTGGTCGAGACCGCGGGCTACAGCGGCGGCAGTCAGGAGTCCGCCCAGGGCGTCGCCATCCCGATGGCACCGCGGGCGGACGTGTACGCGCTGGCCCGCGACATCGAGCCGTTCGACGACTTCGACTTCGAGCGTGCGCCGACTCGCGCACGGCGCCGCTACGCCGCGCGCTTCGCCATCGTCGCCGGCGTCGTGACCGCCGTCGGCTACGCGGTGGATACGTTCCTGCTCGGCAGCGGCTACTGGTGGGTCCTGGGCGGGCTGTTCGCGCTCGTCCCGCCCGCGGCACACCTCCGCTGGCGACACCGCGGCGTCGCCCTCGACGACGACGTGCTGGCGACCCGGTCGGGGTTCTGGCGACAGACGACGCGCGTCGTCCCGTACTACCGTGTCCAGACCGTGTTCGTCGGTCGGTCGCCGTTCCAGCGCCGCCGGGACCTCGCGACGGTGACCGCCGATACGGCGTCTACGAGCAGTATCTTCGGCGGGGCCGCCCGGGCCTACGACGTGGACGACGAGCGGGCCGCACAGCTCCGCGACACGCTCCGGGAGCGGCTCTACACGGACCTGCTGGAGCGACGGCGTGGGACGGGTCAGTAG
- a CDS encoding PH domain-containing protein, which yields MESLHPRVRFLWAGRSAIAGLVLLGLLVAVDRLFVAVPLELAVGGWVALVLVGAVHAVLAHRIWRFALEDDSLFLVRGVVTRTDTSVPYVRVQHVDTTRGPVERTAGLASVVVYTAGSRGADITIPGLRPDRATELRERLRELAGESEATDAV from the coding sequence ATGGAGTCGCTGCATCCCCGCGTCAGGTTCCTCTGGGCCGGTCGGTCGGCGATAGCCGGTCTCGTCCTGCTCGGGCTTCTCGTCGCCGTCGACCGACTGTTCGTCGCTGTGCCCCTCGAACTGGCCGTCGGCGGGTGGGTCGCGCTCGTCCTCGTCGGCGCCGTCCACGCCGTCCTCGCCCATCGAATCTGGCGGTTCGCGCTGGAAGACGATTCGCTCTTTCTCGTCCGCGGGGTCGTGACCCGGACCGACACCTCGGTGCCGTACGTCCGGGTCCAGCACGTCGACACTACCCGCGGCCCGGTCGAACGGACCGCCGGGCTAGCGAGCGTCGTGGTCTACACCGCTGGCTCCCGCGGCGCCGACATCACGATTCCGGGACTGCGGCCCGACCGGGCGACCGAACTGCGCGAGCGCCTCCGCGAGCTCGCCGGCGAGAGCGAGGCCACGGACGCAGTATGA
- a CDS encoding spondin domain-containing protein, with the protein MSENSTRRKFIAATGSAAALAIAGCSGDTGNGTPSESTATGEMTEGDMTEGGMDEGGMTSETTVTVRIENVAPTDFYGSDSHTGGAVWITPGAYAVHSGDNPIYTEGESASIGLEALAEAGPPTGFEGEPGLVDELGGMGDGGMSDGGMGDGGMSDDGMGDDGMGDDGMGDDGMGDDGMSGDMGGVAHSGAYTPENTVADPNDPMGEVPGAPPIAPGGAFEFDVQATPGQKLSFASMFVPSNDVFLSPGADGIALWPEDGEPVSGDVTDSVHLWDAGTEPNGQPGQGPDQAPAQSSPDQGDDEGGVVQRLEDVGDGYRYPDVSNVISVTLTPHGSMGDGESMGDGESMGDGESMGDGESMGDGESMGDGESMGDGESMGDGESMTDGDSMN; encoded by the coding sequence ATGTCAGAGAACTCGACTCGACGGAAGTTCATCGCCGCGACGGGGAGCGCGGCCGCGCTCGCCATCGCCGGCTGTAGCGGGGACACGGGGAACGGGACGCCGTCCGAGAGCACGGCGACCGGGGAGATGACCGAGGGCGACATGACCGAAGGCGGAATGGACGAGGGCGGTATGACGAGCGAGACCACCGTCACCGTTCGCATCGAGAACGTCGCGCCGACGGATTTCTACGGCTCGGACAGCCACACCGGCGGCGCCGTCTGGATAACGCCGGGGGCCTACGCCGTCCACAGCGGCGACAACCCCATCTACACCGAGGGCGAGTCGGCCTCTATCGGGCTGGAGGCGCTGGCCGAGGCCGGCCCGCCGACGGGCTTCGAGGGCGAGCCCGGCCTCGTCGACGAGCTGGGCGGCATGGGCGACGGTGGCATGAGCGACGGTGGCATGGGCGACGGTGGCATGAGCGACGACGGTATGGGCGACGACGGCATGGGCGACGACGGTATGGGTGACGACGGTATGGGTGACGACGGTATGAGTGGCGACATGGGCGGCGTCGCACACTCCGGGGCGTACACACCCGAAAACACCGTCGCCGACCCGAACGACCCGATGGGCGAGGTGCCCGGCGCACCACCCATCGCACCCGGCGGTGCCTTCGAGTTCGACGTTCAGGCCACGCCCGGCCAGAAGCTCTCCTTCGCGAGCATGTTCGTCCCGTCGAACGACGTGTTCCTCTCGCCGGGCGCCGACGGCATCGCGCTGTGGCCAGAGGACGGCGAGCCGGTCTCGGGCGACGTGACCGACAGCGTCCACCTCTGGGACGCCGGCACGGAGCCAAACGGCCAGCCCGGCCAGGGACCGGACCAGGCGCCCGCCCAGAGCAGCCCCGACCAGGGCGACGACGAGGGCGGCGTCGTCCAGCGGCTCGAAGACGTCGGTGACGGCTATCGCTACCCCGACGTGAGCAACGTCATCAGCGTGACGCTGACGCCCCACGGCTCGATGGGCGACGGCGAGTCCATGGGTGACGGCGAATCCATGGGTGACGGCGAGTCCATGGGTGACGGCGAGTCCATGGGTGACGGCGAATCCATGGGTGACGGTGAATCCATGGGCGACGGTGAATCCATGGGCGACGGTGAATCCATGACTGACGGCGACTCGATGAACTGA
- a CDS encoding beta-class carbonic anhydrase, with product MAHHTHDDREPPEAGHVHEWVDESVDARDDWARRRRKDIPNDKRLFVLACMDERIPVEEVLGLELGDAHVFRNAGGKVTADVVRSAALTLQFFDTEEIIVVNHTDCGMMSASDEDVVAGLEAAVSGDLSDLDLDPSLPELDIGDATFDEWLKMTDDIDEACERQVAYLRAHPLIPDDVTVTGYVYEVESGHLRRPGDRIGDEISERV from the coding sequence ATGGCACACCACACACACGACGACCGCGAACCGCCCGAGGCCGGTCACGTCCACGAGTGGGTCGACGAGTCAGTCGACGCGCGCGACGACTGGGCGCGCCGCCGGCGCAAGGACATCCCGAACGACAAGCGACTGTTCGTCCTCGCCTGCATGGACGAGCGGATTCCCGTCGAGGAGGTACTGGGGCTGGAACTCGGCGACGCGCACGTCTTCCGCAACGCCGGCGGGAAGGTCACCGCAGACGTCGTTCGGTCGGCGGCGCTGACGCTGCAGTTTTTCGACACCGAGGAGATAATCGTCGTCAACCACACCGACTGCGGGATGATGAGCGCCAGCGACGAGGACGTCGTCGCGGGGCTGGAAGCCGCCGTCAGCGGGGACCTGTCGGACCTCGACCTCGACCCGTCGCTGCCGGAACTGGATATCGGCGACGCGACCTTCGACGAGTGGCTCAAGATGACTGACGACATCGACGAGGCCTGCGAGCGGCAGGTCGCGTATCTCCGCGCTCATCCGCTGATTCCCGACGACGTGACCGTCACCGGCTACGTCTACGAGGTCGAGAGCGGCCACCTGCGTCGCCCCGGCGACCGGATCGGGGACGAGATCAGCGAGCGCGTGTAG
- a CDS encoding ATP-dependent helicase produces MDPRARLDATAPDFDVATVDIDDGDVLSRLAPVVAEWWTEQFGEFVPGNGGFFTPPQKEAIPLIHEGTNALVCAPTGSGKTLASFTAIINELFAKAREDSLDNSVYCLYVSPLKSLANDIHRNLTVPLEGISEKLDERGEDVEIRHAIRHGDTSSAERQQMLETTPHILNTTPETLAILLNSPKFRKKLETVEYVVVDEIHSLAENKRGTHLSVSLERLEAMADSSPTRIGCSATVEPRETVAQFLVGRDEPGGDARPYEIVDTRFVRDLDVELSCPTDDLIDTPSGVVTDRFYRQLHEHVQDHTNTLVFTNTRSGAERVLQNLRERYDDYDEGNSGCHHGSLSKDKRHEIEGALKDGELDVVTTSTSLELGIDMPYIDLVVQVGSPKSVAALLQRVGRAGHQLGETVEGRVIALDRDELVECAVMLGKATDGFVDRVFIPENPQDVATQHVYGMAINAVRPEAEVRGILERAYPYRNYTEDDWEQLCRYLTADYPGLEDRNVYAKIWRDTNDPPDGDHHYEEYDVGEHLVGKRGRLARVIYMTNIGTIPDSFTCDVVTRGSDEWVGQLDESYLDTLEKGDVFVLGGSNYEYRYRRGSKVYVDPTAARPTVPSWFSERLPLSYDLGRELLGFQRELLEKLEAGGLSEVRNWLRTFPLDENSVRAIARMFREQVAYAGSESVATDERLVIEEAMDHDEYERHYHVHSNYGRRFNDGFSRLLAYRVAQAASANVQVAVADNGFTLSMPLNRKVDIERIVDDIDPADVRSDLRAALDGTDLLQRYFRINATRSLMILKRYKGYEKSASEQQVSAEMLLGFAEDLGDFAVVEETYREILQDKLNVAAIEDVLTDIDRGAVAVGTIRVDSPSPRAFGLATLMASDVVLAEDESAVLAEFHRRVLDEIEDDAVPVDY; encoded by the coding sequence ATGGACCCGCGAGCGCGGCTGGACGCCACAGCGCCCGACTTCGACGTGGCGACCGTCGACATCGACGACGGCGACGTGCTCTCACGGCTCGCGCCCGTGGTCGCGGAGTGGTGGACCGAGCAGTTCGGCGAGTTCGTCCCCGGCAACGGCGGCTTCTTCACGCCGCCCCAGAAGGAGGCGATTCCGCTCATCCACGAGGGGACGAACGCGCTGGTCTGTGCGCCCACCGGGTCGGGGAAGACCCTCGCCTCCTTCACCGCGATCATCAACGAGCTGTTCGCGAAGGCCCGCGAGGACAGCCTCGACAACAGCGTCTACTGCCTCTACGTCTCGCCGCTGAAGTCGCTGGCCAACGATATCCACCGGAACCTGACCGTTCCCCTCGAAGGTATCTCCGAGAAGCTGGACGAGCGCGGCGAGGACGTGGAGATTCGCCACGCGATTCGACACGGGGACACCAGTAGCGCGGAGCGCCAGCAGATGCTGGAGACGACGCCCCACATCCTCAACACCACGCCGGAGACGCTGGCGATACTACTCAACTCGCCGAAGTTCCGGAAGAAGCTCGAAACCGTCGAGTACGTCGTCGTCGACGAGATTCACAGCCTCGCCGAGAACAAGCGGGGCACCCACCTCTCGGTGTCGCTCGAACGACTGGAGGCGATGGCCGACTCGTCGCCGACGCGCATCGGCTGTTCCGCGACGGTCGAGCCCCGGGAGACGGTCGCACAGTTCCTCGTCGGCCGCGACGAGCCCGGCGGCGACGCTCGCCCCTACGAAATCGTCGACACCCGCTTCGTCCGCGACCTCGACGTGGAACTGTCCTGCCCGACCGACGACCTCATCGACACCCCCAGCGGCGTCGTCACGGACCGGTTCTACCGACAGCTCCACGAGCACGTGCAGGACCACACGAACACGCTCGTGTTCACGAACACCCGCTCTGGGGCCGAACGGGTCCTGCAGAACCTCCGGGAGCGCTACGACGACTACGACGAGGGGAACTCCGGCTGTCACCACGGCTCGCTCTCGAAGGACAAGCGCCACGAGATAGAGGGGGCGCTCAAGGACGGCGAGCTCGACGTGGTGACGACCTCGACGAGCCTCGAACTCGGCATCGACATGCCCTACATCGACCTCGTGGTGCAGGTCGGCTCGCCCAAGTCCGTCGCCGCCCTGCTCCAGCGAGTCGGCCGGGCCGGCCACCAGCTCGGCGAGACCGTCGAGGGTCGTGTCATCGCGCTGGACCGCGACGAGCTGGTCGAGTGTGCGGTGATGCTCGGGAAGGCCACCGACGGGTTCGTCGACCGCGTGTTCATCCCCGAGAACCCACAGGACGTGGCGACCCAGCACGTCTACGGGATGGCCATCAACGCGGTCCGACCCGAGGCCGAGGTCAGGGGCATCCTCGAACGGGCCTACCCGTACCGGAACTACACCGAGGACGACTGGGAACAGCTCTGTCGGTATCTCACCGCCGACTACCCCGGGCTGGAGGACAGAAACGTCTACGCGAAAATCTGGCGCGACACCAACGACCCGCCCGACGGCGACCACCACTACGAGGAGTACGACGTGGGCGAGCACCTCGTCGGCAAGCGCGGGCGGCTCGCGCGGGTCATCTACATGACCAACATCGGCACCATCCCGGACTCCTTTACCTGCGACGTCGTCACCCGCGGGAGCGACGAGTGGGTCGGCCAGTTAGACGAGTCCTACCTCGACACGCTGGAGAAAGGCGACGTGTTCGTCCTGGGCGGGTCGAACTACGAGTACCGGTACCGCCGGGGCTCGAAGGTGTACGTCGACCCGACCGCTGCCCGGCCGACGGTGCCCTCGTGGTTCTCCGAGCGGCTGCCCCTCTCCTACGACCTCGGTCGCGAACTGCTCGGCTTCCAGCGGGAGCTACTGGAGAAGCTCGAAGCCGGCGGGCTCTCCGAGGTGCGCAACTGGCTGCGGACGTTCCCCCTCGACGAGAACAGCGTCCGGGCCATCGCTCGGATGTTCCGCGAACAGGTCGCCTACGCGGGGAGCGAGAGCGTCGCCACGGACGAACGCCTCGTCATCGAGGAGGCGATGGACCACGACGAGTACGAACGCCACTACCACGTCCACTCGAACTACGGTCGGCGGTTCAACGACGGCTTCTCGCGGTTGCTGGCCTACCGGGTCGCGCAGGCGGCCAGCGCCAACGTCCAGGTCGCCGTCGCCGACAACGGCTTCACCCTCTCGATGCCGCTGAACCGCAAGGTCGATATCGAGCGCATCGTCGACGACATCGACCCGGCGGACGTGCGCTCGGACCTGCGGGCGGCCCTCGACGGGACCGACCTCCTCCAGCGGTACTTCCGCATCAACGCCACGCGCTCGCTGATGATACTCAAACGCTACAAGGGGTACGAGAAGTCGGCCAGCGAGCAGCAGGTCTCCGCGGAGATGCTGCTTGGCTTCGCCGAGGACCTCGGCGACTTTGCCGTCGTCGAGGAGACCTACCGGGAGATTCTGCAGGACAAACTCAACGTCGCCGCTATCGAGGACGTGCTTACCGATATCGACCGCGGCGCGGTCGCTGTGGGGACGATTCGAGTCGACTCGCCGTCGCCCCGGGCCTTCGGGCTCGCGACCCTGATGGCCAGCGACGTGGTACTCGCCGAGGACGAGTCCGCGGTGCTCGCGGAGTTCCACCGCCGGGTACTGGACGAAATCGAGGACGACGCCGTGCCGGTGGACTACTGA
- a CDS encoding ArsR/SmtB family transcription factor, which translates to MSLLPSRGPDTSTSQDGELQIVGVDEDVSAVLDALSSETARDILNEVYDEPGTPSELAERLDMSIQKVSYHLEKLESEELIAVAGTQYSEKGQEMTVYEPPEDPLVVFVGTPDRKRTLRSLVERLVPAVGLLTAASVMIQVFFGRLPGLLGSPETGGESSSGADVGANETEPTPETAPSQEPTATPEPTSTDGGGGGIQIMEATEEPTEEPSTVVEMTETATETVTSAASGGGLDLEPGVAFFLGGLLVLTVVGLTWAYTE; encoded by the coding sequence ATGTCCCTGCTGCCCTCCCGCGGCCCCGACACGAGCACGTCACAGGACGGTGAGTTGCAGATCGTCGGCGTCGACGAAGACGTCTCCGCCGTCCTCGATGCCCTCTCCTCGGAGACGGCCCGCGATATCCTCAACGAAGTCTACGACGAGCCCGGAACCCCCTCGGAGCTGGCCGAGCGGCTCGATATGTCCATCCAGAAGGTCTCCTACCACCTAGAGAAACTGGAGTCGGAGGAGCTCATCGCCGTCGCCGGCACCCAGTACTCCGAGAAGGGTCAGGAGATGACGGTGTACGAACCGCCCGAGGACCCGCTGGTGGTGTTCGTCGGGACGCCGGACCGCAAGCGGACGCTGCGCTCGCTGGTCGAGCGGCTCGTCCCGGCTGTCGGCCTGCTGACCGCGGCGAGCGTGATGATTCAGGTCTTCTTCGGACGCCTGCCCGGACTGCTGGGCTCGCCGGAGACCGGCGGGGAGTCGTCGTCGGGGGCCGATGTCGGCGCCAACGAGACCGAGCCGACACCGGAGACGGCGCCGTCGCAGGAACCGACGGCGACTCCGGAGCCCACGTCGACGGACGGCGGCGGTGGCGGCATCCAGATTATGGAAGCCACGGAGGAACCGACCGAGGAGCCGTCCACTGTCGTCGAGATGACCGAGACGGCGACCGAGACGGTCACGAGCGCCGCGTCCGGCGGCGGGCTCGACCTCGAACCCGGCGTCGCCTTCTTCCTCGGCGGGCTGCTCGTCCTGACCGTCGTCGGTCTGACGTGGGCCTACACCGAGTAG
- a CDS encoding MBL fold metallo-hydrolase, with translation MRLTFLGTGSAMPTGRRAQSGTLLTADGTALLVDCGSGVLDALARTDIGYEGVDTLLLTHHHLDHVSDLDVLMKARWLAGETELTVAGPPGTTALVEDLLSVHEYMQDRLDLTLVDIEGTTFSLAGFEGERMETRHSMQCFAYRLTPASGGPTIALSGDSEAFAELVEFADGAAVLVHDCSFPDDVDVSNHPTPTSLGAALAGADAAVGRVYLTHLYPHTEGRHEEMLDSLGEEYDGDVRFAEDGLSITVDSV, from the coding sequence ATGCGACTCACGTTTCTCGGCACCGGAAGCGCGATGCCGACCGGCCGGCGCGCCCAGTCCGGAACACTCCTGACGGCCGACGGGACGGCCCTGCTCGTCGACTGTGGCAGCGGCGTGCTCGACGCGCTCGCGCGGACCGATATCGGGTACGAAGGCGTCGATACCCTCCTGTTGACCCACCACCACCTCGACCACGTCTCCGACCTCGACGTGCTCATGAAAGCGCGCTGGCTGGCCGGCGAGACGGAGCTGACGGTAGCCGGCCCGCCCGGAACCACCGCGCTCGTCGAGGACCTGCTCTCGGTCCACGAGTACATGCAGGACCGACTCGACCTCACGCTCGTCGACATCGAAGGGACGACGTTCTCGCTGGCGGGCTTCGAGGGCGAGCGCATGGAGACGCGCCACTCGATGCAGTGTTTCGCCTACCGGCTCACCCCGGCGTCGGGCGGCCCGACGATAGCGCTCAGCGGGGACTCCGAGGCGTTCGCCGAGCTGGTCGAGTTCGCCGACGGGGCCGCGGTGCTCGTCCACGACTGCTCGTTTCCGGACGACGTGGACGTCTCGAACCACCCGACGCCGACGAGCCTCGGGGCCGCACTCGCCGGGGCCGACGCGGCGGTCGGACGGGTGTATCTGACCCACCTCTACCCGCACACGGAGGGACGCCACGAGGAGATGCTCGACTCGCTGGGCGAGGAGTACGACGGCGACGTGCGCTTTGCGGAGGACGGGCTCTCGATAACGGTCGACAGCGTCTGA
- a CDS encoding ATP-binding protein, translated as MSFEEQQNFARQVADLNKYGQALNRCETVEEVVSLTLEAMSLLFQFSYSTFIEVRDGELRVVHSTNPRLTQGGRPGPVAQRAFEDGETVVTTGSDAGLDPDSDVTATLAVPAQVGGEVTAVLVTRSTSVDTFGDEYSRPLEILASHAATAISNIRSRERLERARQDLQARKEMIEMYDRLLRHDLGNDLQIIAGFADAVAGEVAGQTADYVGKIQRAAESSADLIERVGNLVSTLEAQDEPEPRDLRPILESTVTEVSANFPELTVEFDPSTAAYRVYSGDLLDSVFTNLVSNAAVHNDGAVEMGITVEETGDGDVVVTFADDGSGVPEAVRTDIFEMGAKGPESSGTGFGLGFVRALTESYGGDVTVGESDAGGASFRVTLQRA; from the coding sequence ATGTCATTCGAGGAACAGCAGAATTTCGCCAGACAGGTAGCCGACCTCAACAAGTACGGTCAGGCGCTCAACCGGTGTGAGACCGTCGAAGAGGTCGTCTCGCTGACGCTGGAGGCGATGTCCCTGCTGTTTCAGTTCTCCTACTCGACGTTTATCGAAGTCCGGGACGGCGAGCTCAGGGTGGTCCACAGCACGAACCCGCGGCTGACCCAGGGCGGGAGACCCGGACCGGTGGCCCAGCGGGCGTTCGAGGACGGCGAGACCGTCGTCACGACCGGCAGCGACGCCGGACTGGATCCGGACTCGGACGTGACAGCGACACTCGCAGTACCGGCACAGGTCGGCGGGGAGGTGACCGCGGTGCTGGTCACTCGGTCGACGTCGGTCGACACGTTCGGTGACGAGTACAGTCGCCCCCTCGAAATCCTCGCCTCTCACGCGGCCACGGCTATCAGCAACATCCGCTCGCGGGAGCGACTCGAACGGGCCCGGCAGGACTTGCAGGCGCGAAAGGAGATGATAGAGATGTACGACCGTCTGTTGCGCCACGACTTGGGGAACGACCTCCAGATAATCGCCGGCTTCGCCGACGCCGTCGCGGGCGAGGTGGCGGGCCAGACCGCCGACTACGTCGGCAAGATACAGCGGGCCGCCGAGAGCTCCGCCGACCTCATCGAGCGGGTCGGTAACCTGGTGAGCACGCTCGAAGCCCAGGACGAGCCCGAACCCCGCGACCTCCGACCCATCCTGGAGAGCACGGTCACCGAGGTGTCCGCGAACTTCCCGGAGCTCACCGTCGAGTTCGACCCGTCGACGGCGGCTTACCGGGTCTACAGCGGCGACCTGCTCGACTCGGTGTTCACCAATCTCGTCTCCAACGCCGCGGTCCACAACGACGGCGCGGTGGAGATGGGTATCACCGTCGAGGAGACGGGTGACGGCGACGTCGTCGTGACGTTCGCGGACGACGGCAGCGGCGTGCCCGAGGCGGTCAGGACCGACATATTCGAGATGGGCGCGAAAGGCCCGGAGAGCTCCGGGACCGGTTTCGGCCTCGGCTTCGTCCGCGCGCTGACCGAGTCCTACGGCGGCGACGTGACGGTCGGCGAGAGCGACGCGGGCGGCGCCAGTTTCCGTGTGACGCTCCAGCGGGCCTGA
- a CDS encoding mRNA surveillance protein pelota produces the protein MQIKSRQATGEGRERVELVPETLDDLWHLSYVVEPGDHVSGDTTRRIQRNDDTLRDKGGEREPMWLQIEVTDVEFAKFANRLRVGGDIVDCSREDQLGFHHTLNVEEHTELTIEKRWKPDQNDRLDEAVEATENPDVAIATVEEGEAHVHTVAQYGTEERAVITSTTGKGDYARPRDELFSELADVLERQDVDAYILAGPGFTKQDALDYFGDAIPDIAEQITVVDTASVGDRGVHEVLKRGAVEDVQQQTRIAEEADHIDELMARIGEGSEVAYGPEEVAKAADFGAIETLLVLDERLRLERADEGDWDVDVDHIIETTEQKGGDVTVFSAEFAPGEQLSNLGGIAALLRYRLD, from the coding sequence ATGCAGATAAAGAGCCGGCAAGCCACCGGCGAGGGTCGCGAGCGCGTCGAACTGGTCCCCGAGACGCTCGACGACCTCTGGCACCTCTCCTACGTCGTCGAGCCCGGAGACCACGTCTCCGGGGATACGACCCGCCGCATCCAGCGCAACGACGACACGCTCCGGGACAAGGGCGGCGAGCGCGAGCCGATGTGGCTGCAAATCGAGGTGACCGACGTGGAGTTCGCGAAGTTCGCCAACCGCCTGCGGGTCGGCGGCGACATCGTCGACTGCTCTCGGGAGGACCAGCTGGGCTTTCACCACACGCTCAACGTCGAGGAACACACCGAGCTGACGATCGAGAAACGGTGGAAGCCGGACCAGAACGACCGGCTCGACGAGGCGGTCGAGGCCACGGAGAACCCGGACGTCGCCATCGCGACGGTCGAGGAGGGCGAGGCCCACGTCCACACCGTGGCCCAGTACGGGACCGAGGAGCGCGCTGTCATCACGTCCACGACCGGCAAGGGCGATTACGCCCGCCCCCGCGACGAGCTGTTCTCGGAGCTCGCGGACGTGCTCGAACGACAGGACGTGGACGCGTACATCCTCGCCGGACCGGGCTTTACCAAGCAGGACGCTCTGGACTACTTCGGCGACGCGATTCCCGACATCGCCGAGCAGATCACCGTCGTCGACACCGCGTCCGTGGGCGACCGCGGCGTCCACGAGGTGCTGAAACGCGGCGCCGTCGAGGACGTGCAACAGCAGACCCGCATCGCCGAGGAGGCAGACCACATCGACGAGCTGATGGCCCGCATCGGCGAGGGAAGCGAGGTCGCCTACGGCCCCGAGGAAGTCGCCAAAGCCGCCGATTTCGGCGCTATCGAGACTCTGCTGGTGCTGGACGAGCGGCTGCGGCTGGAACGGGCCGACGAGGGCGACTGGGACGTCGACGTCGACCACATCATCGAGACGACCGAACAGAAGGGCGGGGACGTGACGGTCTTCTCGGCGGAGTTCGCGCCGGGCGAGCAGCTCTCGAACCTCGGTGGTATCGCCGCGCTGTTGCGGTATCGGCTCGACTGA